A stretch of the Nicotiana tabacum cultivar K326 chromosome 6, ASM71507v2, whole genome shotgun sequence genome encodes the following:
- the LOC107803997 gene encoding dehydration-responsive element-binding protein 1A — protein sequence MLASNNPKKRAGRKKLRETRHPVYRGVRKRNSGKWVCEVREPNKQSRIWLGTFPSAEMAARAHDVAAIALRGRSACLNFADSAWKLHIPASTDAKDIQKAAAEAAEAFRTSEAENMPEYSGEDSKEVNSTPENMFYMDEEALFCMPGLLANMAEGLMLPPPQCSQIGDHMEDDFDMPLWSYSI from the coding sequence ATGTTAGCTTCGAATAATCCTAAGAAGCGCGCCGGGAGGAAGAAGTTACGCGAAACTCGACATCCAGTTTACAGGGGAGTGCGGAAGAGGAATTCCGGCAAATGGGTTTGTGAAGTGAGAGAACCCAATAAGCAATCAAGAATATGGCTGGGCACTTTCCCTTCTGCAGAAATGGCGGCTAGAGCTCATGACGTGGCGGCTATTGCATTAAGGGGCCGTTCTGCTTGCTTGAACTTCGCTGACTCTGCTTGGAAGTTGCATATTCCTGCTTCAACCGACGCCAAGGATATTCAGAAAGCGGCGGCTGAGGCCGCGGAGGCTTTCCGGACATCGGAGGCCGAAAACATGCCGGAATACTCTGGAGAAGATTCGAAGGAAGTGAACAGTACTCCTGAAAATATGTTTTATATGGATGAGGAAGCGCTATTTTGCATGCCGGGATTACTAGCGAATATGGCAGAAGGACTAATGTTACCTCCACCTCAGTGTTCACAAATTGGAGATCATATGGAGGATGATTTTGATATGCCTTTGTGGAGTTATTCTATTTAA